The following coding sequences lie in one Bacteroidota bacterium genomic window:
- a CDS encoding PspA/IM30 family protein produces the protein MWRRFVRALKALLGGLIRGLEDPRLILEQNIRELNDQLPKMNENIATVKAHVLLLEREAKRLEAELEDLAARIRAALEADREDVAENYAIRLEQARGALDRTREQLRLAQQAYEKAVEIKKAFMRERERKIREAQEALREYGRAKWQAKVADALESFEVAGIDQTHQEMIGRIREEAARQEARMEMALEGADRDRIRIEEEAERLRARELIKQFKWEMGLERKREPESPQAEPERTAEQEKTVGRIRTRS, from the coding sequence ATGTGGCGGCGATTTGTGCGCGCCCTCAAGGCCCTGCTGGGCGGGCTGATCCGGGGTCTTGAGGACCCCCGGCTCATCTTGGAGCAGAACATCCGGGAGCTCAACGATCAGCTCCCCAAGATGAACGAGAACATCGCCACCGTTAAGGCGCACGTCTTGCTTCTGGAACGGGAGGCCAAGCGTCTGGAGGCCGAGCTCGAAGACCTGGCTGCGCGCATCCGTGCCGCCCTCGAAGCGGATCGGGAGGACGTGGCCGAGAACTACGCTATCCGACTTGAACAGGCCCGCGGGGCGCTGGATCGCACCCGTGAGCAGCTGCGTCTAGCCCAGCAGGCATATGAGAAGGCTGTGGAGATCAAGAAGGCTTTCATGCGGGAGCGCGAGCGCAAAATCAGGGAGGCCCAGGAGGCCTTGCGCGAATACGGGCGTGCCAAATGGCAGGCCAAGGTGGCCGACGCGCTTGAGTCCTTCGAGGTGGCCGGTATCGACCAGACACACCAGGAAATGATCGGCCGCATTCGCGAGGAGGCTGCGCGCCAGGAGGCGCGCATGGAGATGGCCTTGGAGGGCGCGGATCGAGATCGGATCCGCATAGAGGAAGAAGCCGAGCGGCTCCGGGCCCGCGAGCTCATCAAGCAGTTTAAGTGGGAAATGGGACTGGAGCGCAAGCGGGAGCCGGAATCTCCCCAAGCCGAACCGGAGCGAACCGCGGAGCAGGAGAAAACGGTCGGCCGAATCCGAACACGCTCCTAA